One genomic segment of Rhodohalobacter mucosus includes these proteins:
- a CDS encoding DUF3127 domain-containing protein: MDLKISGKVKEILEMQSGEGKNGPWKKQDFILETPGKFPRLVCITQWGEQIDKNNVQEGETLTAWIDIQSREYKGRWYTDVKAWKVERGDSSSGAAPEGGMPGDEKVIDFGAYDDDDPPF, from the coding sequence ATGGATCTGAAAATATCAGGCAAGGTGAAGGAAATACTGGAGATGCAGTCGGGAGAGGGGAAGAACGGTCCCTGGAAGAAGCAGGATTTTATCCTGGAAACCCCCGGTAAATTTCCGCGGCTGGTATGCATCACCCAGTGGGGAGAACAGATTGACAAGAACAACGTACAGGAGGGCGAAACCCTGACGGCATGGATTGACATTCAGAGCCGTGAGTACAAGGGAAGGTGGTATACGGATGTAAAGGCCTGGAAAGTGGAGAGGGGAGACTCATCATCCGGGGCGGCCCCCGAGGGAGGAATGCCGGGTGATGAAAAGGTGATTGACTTCGGAGCCTATGATGACGATGACCCGCCTTTTTAA
- a CDS encoding flavodoxin family protein translates to MKHTLNSIQKQWIEENETDFSDLKALFLNCTLKKSPEVSNTAGLMSLSQQIMKACGVAAKMIRPVDYDIASGVYPDMTEHGWDKDEWPDLQKEILDANILVIGTPIWLGEKSSVANMVIERLYSFSGKQNKKGQYIYYGRAGGCIITGNEDGVKHCSMSILYGLQHIGYTIPPQADAGWIGEVGPGPSYLDENSGGPENDFTNRNTTFMTWNLMHTARMLKDSGGLPAHGNQRSLWP, encoded by the coding sequence ATGAAACACACCCTCAATTCTATTCAGAAACAATGGATCGAAGAGAATGAGACGGATTTTTCCGATCTGAAGGCACTTTTTTTGAACTGCACCCTGAAAAAGTCCCCGGAAGTGTCGAATACCGCCGGACTGATGTCACTTTCACAGCAGATTATGAAAGCCTGCGGGGTTGCTGCAAAAATGATCCGGCCTGTGGACTACGACATAGCATCCGGAGTTTATCCGGATATGACGGAGCATGGCTGGGACAAGGATGAATGGCCCGACCTCCAGAAAGAGATCCTGGATGCCAATATCCTGGTGATTGGTACGCCCATCTGGCTCGGTGAAAAATCATCCGTGGCAAACATGGTGATTGAACGGTTATACAGCTTTTCGGGCAAACAGAATAAAAAAGGGCAGTATATCTACTACGGGCGTGCGGGTGGATGTATCATAACCGGTAATGAGGATGGGGTTAAGCACTGCTCCATGAGCATCCTTTACGGTTTACAGCATATCGGGTACACTATCCCACCCCAGGCGGATGCGGGCTGGATTGGTGAAGTGGGTCCGGGTCCCTCCTACCTGGATGAAAATTCGGGGGGTCCGGAGAATGATTTCACAAACCGGAATACCACCTTTATGACCTGGAACCTGATGCATACTGCAAGAATGCTGAAGGATAGCGGCGGCCTGCCGGCTCATGGGAACCAGCGATCACTCTGGCCCTGA
- the egtB gene encoding ergothioneine biosynthesis protein EgtB, producing MKSDVLSTTKKDVSENKQRLLERYDIIRSFTEKLTETLETEDFVIQAVEETSPVKWHLAHTSWFFEAFVLKKGMPDYESLHPQYDYIFNSYYVQTSDPHCRDKRGNLSRPTVKQVFEFREFINDNMHKFIAGLDEESFREWEPVVEIGLNHEQQHQELLLTDLKFLLAQNPLYPIFLERTRDAAADPGPLSWVEFDEGIYEVGHPGGQFGYDNEFPEHKNYLYPFGISNRLVTNGEYLEFMNDGGYGEVKWWLDEGFSAVEREEWASPLYWIKRNGEWHHYTLNGVEKLDLNEPVTHISYYEADAYARWAGVRLPTEKEWEAASKKAELKGHFVESMNVHPAGIAKGVTAGDDLIQMFGDAWQWTQSAYSAYPGYKPFPGALGEYNGKFMVNQYVLRGGSCATPESHIRRSYRNFFHANARWQFSGIRLAKDLHES from the coding sequence ATGAAAAGTGATGTTCTCAGTACCACAAAGAAAGACGTTTCAGAAAATAAACAGAGGCTGCTGGAGCGATACGACATAATTCGTTCATTTACCGAAAAACTGACCGAGACCCTTGAAACAGAAGATTTTGTAATTCAGGCTGTTGAAGAAACAAGCCCGGTGAAATGGCATCTGGCACATACAAGCTGGTTTTTTGAGGCGTTTGTTCTGAAAAAAGGGATGCCGGATTATGAATCACTCCATCCTCAGTACGATTACATTTTCAATTCCTATTATGTGCAGACCAGCGACCCTCACTGCAGGGACAAGCGCGGAAATTTATCACGTCCTACGGTAAAGCAGGTTTTTGAGTTCCGTGAGTTCATCAACGATAACATGCACAAGTTCATTGCCGGTCTGGATGAGGAGTCATTCAGGGAGTGGGAGCCGGTTGTTGAAATAGGGCTCAACCACGAACAGCAGCATCAGGAGCTTCTACTGACAGACCTTAAATTTCTGCTCGCTCAAAACCCCCTATATCCCATCTTCCTGGAGAGAACTCGTGATGCTGCAGCCGATCCGGGACCGCTCTCTTGGGTTGAATTCGATGAAGGGATCTATGAAGTAGGCCATCCCGGAGGCCAATTCGGGTATGACAATGAATTTCCGGAGCATAAAAATTATCTCTACCCCTTTGGCATATCGAACCGCCTGGTAACAAACGGTGAGTACCTTGAGTTTATGAACGACGGCGGGTACGGTGAGGTGAAGTGGTGGCTGGATGAAGGTTTTTCTGCAGTTGAGCGCGAAGAGTGGGCCTCACCTTTGTACTGGATTAAACGTAACGGCGAGTGGCATCACTATACGCTCAACGGAGTGGAAAAGCTGGATCTGAATGAACCGGTTACACACATCAGCTATTATGAAGCGGACGCATATGCACGCTGGGCCGGAGTGCGTCTGCCCACGGAGAAAGAGTGGGAAGCTGCATCGAAAAAAGCGGAGTTGAAGGGACACTTTGTTGAAAGCATGAATGTACATCCCGCAGGAATTGCGAAGGGAGTAACAGCCGGCGATGATCTGATCCAGATGTTCGGTGATGCCTGGCAGTGGACTCAAAGTGCCTACTCTGCCTATCCCGGTTACAAGCCTTTTCCGGGCGCTCTGGGAGAGTACAACGGAAAATTTATGGTCAATCAATACGTGCTTCGCGGGGGCTCCTGTGCCACACCCGAATCCCATATTCGCCGCAGTTACCGCAACTTTTTTCACGCCAATGCACGATGGCAGTTTTCAGGAATCCGGCTTGCAAAAGATTTGCATGAAAGCTGA
- the egtD gene encoding L-histidine N(alpha)-methyltransferase, with translation MNESETASGIAAEEILKGLQRPQKSLPSKYFYDERGSELFEQICSLPEYYPTRTEISILTSNMSDISRTIGKGIDLVEFGSGSSLKTRMLLDHLKDLHVYYPVDISEAFLMKSADQIRSEYKNLNVIPVPADYTEPFSLPGDLNGERTIIFFPGSTIGNFRPDRASGFLKQHRPLMLPGGGILIGVDRKKPKEILERAYNDEKGVTAEFNLNILNHLNDKLDAAFDPRLFRHKAFYNEEEGRIEMHLVCRADHEVELSGVTVSFMEGESIHTENSYKYSPDEVEALFGEGYRLEAMWSDPDKYFSVYYFRV, from the coding sequence ATGAATGAATCTGAAACTGCAAGCGGGATTGCCGCGGAGGAGATCCTCAAAGGCTTGCAGCGACCGCAGAAAAGTCTGCCCAGCAAATATTTTTATGATGAAAGGGGATCGGAGCTGTTCGAGCAGATATGCAGTTTGCCTGAGTATTATCCAACCCGTACCGAGATATCGATTTTAACATCAAACATGAGTGATATCTCCCGTACAATCGGAAAAGGAATAGATCTGGTTGAATTCGGCAGCGGAAGCAGCCTGAAGACGCGGATGCTCCTGGATCACCTGAAAGATCTGCACGTCTATTATCCGGTTGACATATCGGAAGCATTTCTTATGAAAAGTGCCGATCAGATCCGGTCTGAGTACAAAAATTTAAATGTTATACCCGTTCCCGCCGACTATACGGAACCCTTCAGTTTACCCGGTGATCTGAATGGAGAGCGGACCATCATTTTCTTTCCGGGCTCAACCATCGGGAATTTCCGCCCCGACAGGGCGTCGGGTTTTCTGAAACAGCACAGGCCGCTTATGCTGCCCGGCGGAGGAATACTGATCGGCGTGGACCGCAAAAAGCCGAAAGAGATACTGGAGCGTGCTTACAACGATGAAAAGGGTGTAACTGCAGAATTCAACCTGAATATACTGAATCACCTGAATGATAAGCTGGATGCGGCTTTTGACCCTCGCCTGTTTCGCCATAAAGCGTTTTACAATGAAGAGGAAGGCCGGATAGAGATGCACCTGGTTTGCCGGGCCGATCACGAGGTAGAACTATCAGGCGTTACCGTATCTTTTATGGAAGGAGAATCCATTCATACCGAAAATTCATACAAGTATAGTCCTGATGAGGTAGAAGCACTTTTTGGAGAGGGGTACAGGCTCGAAGCGATGTGGAGTGACCCGGACAAATACTTCAGCGTCTACTATTTCAGGGTCTGA
- a CDS encoding CIA30 family protein, which translates to MHQSHFLITDFSNLAHQKWQITNDSVMGGRSDSGFQINAEGHAVFLGRVSLENNGGFASVKNHEPLNLTGYRSIRITLKGDGKRYSFRLQTGTAGQPDRWSYEYRFDTKNGDREIVDLPLNEFRAVFRGRSVPDAPALNASQIMRYGFLISDKQEGPFRLEIEKIEAV; encoded by the coding sequence ATGCATCAATCACACTTTCTGATTACCGATTTTTCGAACCTGGCTCACCAGAAATGGCAGATAACCAATGATTCGGTGATGGGTGGACGCTCAGACAGCGGGTTCCAGATCAACGCAGAGGGGCATGCGGTATTTCTGGGCAGGGTTTCGCTTGAAAACAATGGCGGGTTTGCTTCCGTCAAAAATCACGAACCCCTGAACCTGACCGGATACCGCAGCATTCGGATAACCCTTAAGGGGGATGGAAAAAGGTACAGCTTTCGCCTGCAGACCGGCACTGCAGGGCAACCGGATCGCTGGAGTTATGAATATCGGTTCGACACCAAAAACGGTGACCGGGAAATCGTTGATTTACCCCTCAATGAGTTTCGTGCTGTGTTCCGGGGCCGGTCCGTTCCTGATGCTCCAGCCTTGAATGCATCCCAGATCATGCGGTATGGTTTCCTGATCAGCGACAAGCAGGAAGGACCTTTCAGGCTTGAGATAGAGAAAATCGAAGCCGTTTAA
- a CDS encoding serine hydrolase domain-containing protein codes for MAIIDDSTARYYGAIRTADTLKNMSNSESVFEIGSISKVFTSTLLAHASVEGGINPDEPIRNYLETEMKDSAEFTFMQLSNHTSGLPRLPPGFIWNMLLNTSNPYAYFGEEDLITYLREDVELEYEPGEEHAYSNLGAGLLGYALEQAEGASYEELLNRHIFRPLGMTRSTTVQEGIQQYLVPGLDKRGRETSNWDLNVLQGAGAIYSTAHDLSRFALANFDPSNEVYALERQTTFSNEEENLEIAMGWIISTRSSGDRWYWHNGGTGGYRTIMVISPENNRGVIVLSNISAGHSEAAEIDRLGFDLMGSLSDTDQ; via the coding sequence ATTGCGATCATAGATGACTCCACAGCCCGATACTACGGAGCAATCCGCACTGCCGACACCCTCAAAAATATGAGCAATTCTGAGAGCGTTTTTGAAATAGGCTCCATTTCCAAAGTATTCACCTCCACTCTGCTGGCACATGCAAGTGTTGAAGGAGGTATAAATCCGGATGAGCCCATTAGAAACTATCTTGAAACGGAGATGAAAGACAGTGCGGAATTTACGTTTATGCAACTGTCTAATCACACTTCGGGACTGCCCAGGTTACCGCCCGGATTTATCTGGAATATGCTGCTGAACACAAGTAACCCGTACGCCTATTTTGGTGAAGAAGACCTGATAACCTACCTGAGAGAAGATGTAGAGCTGGAGTATGAACCCGGTGAAGAGCATGCCTACTCAAATCTGGGCGCCGGACTATTGGGCTACGCTCTTGAACAAGCTGAGGGAGCATCCTATGAAGAGCTCCTGAACCGTCATATTTTCCGCCCTTTAGGCATGACCCGTTCGACAACAGTTCAGGAAGGTATTCAGCAGTATCTCGTTCCGGGCCTGGATAAACGCGGCCGCGAAACATCCAACTGGGACCTGAACGTACTGCAAGGGGCCGGTGCAATCTATTCTACGGCGCATGATCTGTCCCGCTTCGCCCTCGCCAATTTTGACCCCTCCAATGAGGTGTACGCTCTGGAAAGGCAAACCACCTTCAGCAATGAGGAAGAGAACCTGGAAATAGCCATGGGCTGGATTATCAGCACGCGCAGCTCGGGAGACCGCTGGTACTGGCACAATGGGGGCACCGGCGGCTACAGAACAATCATGGTTATCAGCCCCGAAAACAACCGCGGCGTTATCGTGCTGTCAAACATCTCGGCCGGCCATTCAGAGGCAGCTGAAATTGACCGGCTCGGCTTTGACCTGATGGGATCTCTAAGCGATACGGATCAATAA
- a CDS encoding amidase, whose product MLTRLLSTLLLSLLLLVSCTGDRDSLYEMLNLEEITIDQLHEGYENGDFTIQQVTRAYLDRIESLDKDRLNSVLTVNPNALAIADSLDSELQAGEIRRPLHGVPILLKDNINTYDMPTTAGSRFMEGSVPPEDAYIARKLRENGAVIIGKTNLSEWANFHSSFSSSGWSGLGGQVNNPYDLTRNPCGSSSGSGAAASANMATLTIGTETNGSIVCPSNANGIVGLKPTVGLWSRSGIIPISYTTDSAGPMVRTVRDAALLLGALTGVDPADDKTAASEGNSYTDYTQFLNENGLEGKRIGFYTQPLGNHFRVDTLMHQTIRQLEELGAEIVEIDQIGGNIGGDAFQVLLYEFKHGLNEYFASLGEDAPLSSMEELAELTRNTPVETERFDRDLILTAAEKGGLDSEEYQNALENMLSGSRENGMDKVMDENNLDAIVAPTGSPAWKTDLILGDNFQLSSSSPSARAGYPIISLPMGNIDGLPVGVSFFGRAWSEPVLLEIAYAFEQATDNRLVPEL is encoded by the coding sequence ATGTTGACCAGACTTCTATCTACTCTTCTGTTATCTCTTTTACTCCTTGTGTCGTGCACGGGCGACCGTGACAGCCTCTATGAGATGCTGAATCTTGAAGAGATTACCATTGACCAGCTTCACGAAGGATATGAAAACGGCGACTTCACTATTCAGCAGGTCACCCGGGCCTATCTCGACCGAATTGAATCGCTTGACAAAGACCGGCTCAATTCCGTTCTCACGGTGAATCCGAATGCGCTTGCAATAGCCGATTCTCTCGACAGCGAACTCCAGGCCGGTGAAATACGCAGACCGCTGCACGGTGTGCCCATTCTTCTGAAAGACAATATCAATACATACGATATGCCAACTACCGCAGGATCGCGGTTTATGGAGGGATCTGTACCTCCTGAGGATGCCTATATTGCCCGAAAACTGCGTGAAAACGGGGCGGTTATTATCGGTAAAACCAACCTGAGTGAGTGGGCCAATTTCCACAGCAGCTTTTCATCCAGCGGATGGAGCGGACTGGGCGGCCAGGTCAATAACCCCTACGACCTAACCAGGAACCCTTGCGGATCCAGTTCAGGCTCCGGAGCGGCAGCCTCCGCAAACATGGCAACACTCACTATCGGTACGGAAACCAACGGCAGCATTGTCTGTCCATCGAACGCAAACGGCATAGTTGGCCTGAAGCCAACCGTAGGACTTTGGAGCCGCAGCGGCATCATACCGATCTCTTACACCACCGACAGTGCGGGCCCCATGGTGCGAACCGTTCGTGATGCGGCTCTTCTGCTCGGAGCCCTCACAGGAGTGGATCCCGCAGACGACAAAACGGCCGCCAGCGAAGGCAACAGCTATACGGACTATACGCAGTTTCTGAATGAAAACGGCCTCGAAGGAAAGCGAATCGGTTTTTATACCCAGCCGCTCGGAAATCACTTCCGGGTTGATACCCTGATGCACCAGACGATCCGACAGCTCGAAGAGCTGGGTGCCGAGATTGTGGAAATTGATCAAATAGGAGGCAACATCGGCGGCGATGCGTTCCAGGTGCTGCTCTATGAATTCAAACACGGACTGAATGAATACTTTGCATCACTGGGAGAGGATGCGCCGCTCAGCAGCATGGAAGAGCTTGCAGAGCTGACGAGAAATACACCGGTTGAAACCGAGCGGTTCGACCGTGACCTGATTTTAACAGCGGCCGAAAAAGGCGGTCTTGACTCCGAAGAGTATCAAAATGCACTCGAAAATATGCTCTCCGGCAGCAGGGAGAACGGCATGGATAAAGTGATGGACGAAAACAATCTGGATGCGATTGTGGCGCCTACAGGATCACCCGCCTGGAAAACGGACCTTATTCTGGGTGATAACTTTCAGCTCTCAAGCAGTTCTCCATCCGCCCGCGCGGGCTATCCCATCATCAGCCTTCCCATGGGTAATATTGACGGACTTCCCGTCGGCGTCTCCTTCTTTGGACGCGCCTGGAGTGAGCCGGTACTTCTCGAAATCGCTTATGCATTCGAGCAAGCCACGGATAACCGCCTGGTACCTGAACTCTAA
- a CDS encoding phenylalanine 4-monooxygenase, which translates to MNDIRQDYSAYTNEDFTVWRTLFSRQAETLKGRAHPEYMSCLEKLGDVLNADKIPDFDELNEKLMAENGWSIVVVPGLIPVDRFFKLLSEKKFCSSTWLRSMDQLDYLEEPDMFHDIFGHVPLLMNPEYAKFVEGFGRLGVEYGHNKTVERQLQRLYWFTIEFGLIKLKENTRIYGAGIISSSGETKHIFEDDIDVHSYNADRVLHTDFITSEIQTQYFEITSFEELYLSVSTLDKQLGKEVSIAPAK; encoded by the coding sequence ATGAACGATATCAGACAGGACTATTCAGCATACACAAACGAGGATTTCACCGTTTGGCGAACACTTTTCAGCCGGCAGGCCGAGACACTAAAGGGGAGGGCTCATCCGGAATATATGAGCTGCCTTGAAAAACTGGGTGATGTGCTGAATGCTGATAAAATTCCGGACTTTGATGAGCTGAACGAAAAATTGATGGCAGAAAACGGCTGGTCGATCGTGGTTGTGCCGGGACTGATTCCCGTGGACCGGTTTTTCAAACTGCTATCCGAGAAGAAATTCTGTTCTTCCACCTGGCTGCGCAGCATGGATCAGCTCGACTATCTGGAGGAACCGGATATGTTTCACGACATCTTTGGCCATGTTCCTCTCTTAATGAATCCCGAGTATGCAAAATTTGTTGAGGGGTTCGGCCGGCTTGGGGTGGAATACGGACACAATAAAACCGTTGAAAGGCAGCTTCAGAGGCTGTACTGGTTCACCATCGAATTCGGGCTGATAAAACTTAAGGAAAACACTAGGATTTACGGTGCGGGAATCATCTCCTCTTCGGGTGAAACAAAACATATTTTTGAGGATGATATCGACGTGCACTCTTACAATGCAGACCGTGTGCTCCATACCGATTTCATCACCTCCGAAATACAGACCCAATACTTTGAGATAACCTCTTTCGAGGAGCTGTATCTGTCGGTAAGCACGCTCGACAAACAGCTTGGAAAAGAAGTCAGCATTGCGCCTGCCAAATAA
- a CDS encoding transglycosylase domain-containing protein yields the protein MAKKIPFLRKLKYFGFSVIATCSGILFLIVFLTYTGLFGPVPGTDELQQVNRQQHTIFYSSDGKQIGTTRKQNSIHTELEDVSPVMVDALLSIEDVRFYDHNGIDNRALARVLVKTILLGQDSGGGSTLTQQLAKNLYPREYSHGFFLITDKIREMIIASRMEAIFSKEEILTLYLNKVSFGEDTFGIEMASRRFFNTSASDLTLRQAAVLAGLLKATTSYNPYRNPESSKERRDVVLRQMEKYGMISTEEAEAAIEQPLVTDYTRYREPDDIAPYFLEMARRELTEILSAHSGSKNSSYNASSDGLEVVTTLDTRIQQAADAAISERMKYLQSILDRETGRSPIFGMDDPDILQAWKQTGQYRELVSQGLTDQEIEDILHTPVNTSLFTWDGYRDVRISPYEELKHYLTFLNAGFVALHPYSGRVMAWTGGINHRHFPYDQVTAHRQPGSAFKPILYAAALENGRKPCDYQRNVLAQYADYDGWTPRNHEEEYGGRYSLQGALSQSINTVAVHVAMETGVENIQQTASAMGIRSPMPEAPSIALGTAEVSLLELTAAYTSFLNSGQPSKPVFIQEIRNSDGERIYFLDDSLNTSAEIVSRESDISGITPETAGAMVQMLQKAVNEGTGEPLRSEFGIRHALAGKTGTTQQFTDGWFVGFTPDLVFGTRIGGWNNRVRFREFPAYASQTALPVVGGFLNRLSENPELNAAENRFPLNVTNTSFTLSCPDFQNDRLRDRILDFFTGRDSDDPRIIEGEEQNSDSTKKKGGFFRRLGRALGIQ from the coding sequence TTGGCAAAAAAAATCCCCTTTTTAAGAAAACTGAAATACTTTGGGTTCTCTGTAATTGCGACATGTTCAGGTATCCTGTTTCTGATCGTTTTTCTCACCTATACGGGTCTCTTCGGACCGGTGCCAGGCACAGATGAATTGCAGCAGGTCAACCGGCAGCAGCACACGATTTTCTACTCGTCCGACGGAAAACAGATCGGCACTACCCGCAAACAGAACAGTATCCATACAGAGCTTGAGGATGTGAGCCCTGTAATGGTTGACGCACTCCTTTCCATTGAGGATGTTCGTTTTTACGATCACAACGGCATTGACAATCGTGCGCTTGCAAGGGTTCTTGTTAAAACCATTTTACTGGGGCAGGACAGCGGCGGCGGAAGCACGCTAACCCAGCAGCTTGCAAAAAACCTCTACCCGCGTGAGTACAGCCATGGTTTTTTCCTGATTACGGATAAGATCCGTGAAATGATTATTGCAAGCCGTATGGAAGCAATCTTTTCAAAAGAAGAGATCCTGACCCTTTACCTGAACAAGGTATCATTCGGTGAAGACACCTTTGGAATTGAGATGGCGTCAAGAAGATTTTTTAATACGTCTGCCTCTGACCTTACACTCCGGCAGGCAGCGGTGCTGGCCGGATTACTGAAAGCAACCACATCATACAATCCATACAGAAATCCGGAATCATCGAAAGAGCGCAGGGATGTTGTTCTTCGACAGATGGAGAAGTACGGGATGATCAGCACCGAAGAGGCGGAAGCCGCGATAGAACAGCCCCTGGTTACCGACTACACGCGCTACCGGGAGCCGGATGATATCGCCCCCTACTTTCTGGAGATGGCCCGCCGTGAGCTCACGGAGATTCTATCCGCTCATTCAGGCAGTAAAAACTCTTCATATAACGCATCCAGCGATGGCCTGGAGGTCGTAACGACCCTGGATACGCGAATCCAGCAGGCTGCCGACGCTGCCATTTCAGAACGGATGAAGTACCTTCAATCCATTCTGGACCGGGAAACCGGCCGGAGCCCCATATTCGGAATGGACGACCCCGACATTCTGCAGGCATGGAAACAGACCGGGCAGTACCGGGAACTGGTATCACAAGGGCTCACCGATCAGGAAATCGAAGACATACTGCATACGCCTGTTAATACCTCTCTGTTTACCTGGGACGGCTATCGTGATGTCCGGATCTCGCCCTACGAGGAGCTCAAGCACTATCTTACATTTCTGAATGCGGGTTTTGTTGCCCTCCACCCCTATTCAGGACGAGTGATGGCATGGACGGGCGGCATCAATCACCGGCATTTCCCCTACGATCAGGTAACTGCACACAGGCAGCCCGGTTCTGCATTTAAACCGATTCTTTATGCGGCCGCTCTTGAAAACGGGAGAAAGCCCTGCGACTATCAGCGTAACGTTCTGGCACAATATGCCGACTATGACGGCTGGACACCCCGCAACCATGAGGAGGAGTATGGCGGACGCTATTCACTACAGGGCGCTCTCTCGCAGTCGATCAATACCGTAGCGGTACACGTTGCCATGGAAACAGGCGTCGAAAATATTCAACAAACTGCGTCCGCAATGGGTATCCGATCACCCATGCCGGAGGCTCCGTCGATAGCGCTGGGTACGGCCGAGGTGTCGCTGCTGGAACTCACGGCTGCATATACCTCTTTCCTGAATAGCGGTCAACCGTCGAAGCCGGTATTCATTCAGGAGATCCGGAATTCTGACGGAGAACGAATCTATTTTCTGGATGACAGCCTGAACACATCCGCCGAGATTGTGAGTAGGGAGTCGGATATATCGGGTATCACCCCTGAAACCGCGGGCGCAATGGTTCAAATGCTTCAAAAAGCAGTAAATGAAGGCACCGGTGAACCCCTCCGTTCAGAGTTTGGTATCCGTCATGCACTGGCGGGAAAAACAGGCACCACGCAGCAATTTACCGACGGCTGGTTTGTCGGGTTCACGCCCGATCTGGTCTTCGGAACCCGGATAGGCGGCTGGAACAACCGTGTACGGTTCAGGGAATTTCCGGCCTACGCTTCTCAAACCGCACTGCCCGTTGTGGGTGGGTTTTTGAACCGACTTTCGGAGAATCCCGAACTGAATGCGGCAGAAAACCGTTTTCCGTTGAACGTAACCAATACATCCTTTACCCTTTCGTGCCCCGATTTTCAGAACGACAGACTCCGCGATCGCATACTGGATTTTTTTACCGGACGTGACAGCGATGACCCCCGCATTATCGAAGGAGAAGAACAGAATTCTGACAGTACAAAGAAAAAAGGAGGCTTCTTCAGGAGGCTGGGCAGGGCACTCGGCATCCAGTAA